The Sulfitobacter guttiformis genome contains a region encoding:
- a CDS encoding maleate cis-trans isomerase family protein — protein MTRYSYTRVPDGPPPLGLIVLQTDETIEGDLRRILPAGVPLYVSRVPSAPQVTPDSLRAMSAHLTGAAGLLPQALPYAAVGYGCTSASAQIGSLQVAQLIGAGVQTAHVADPLSALIAACRVLHLKRLAFLSPYTADVSDRLRAALGVAGIETQAFGSFEEADEASVVRISADSILEAACDLAAQGENQGVFLSCTNLRTLDVIGRIEAATGLPCLSSNQVLGWQLARKTGLSAAVPGLLGQVVGR, from the coding sequence GTGACGCGTTATTCTTATACCCGGGTGCCGGACGGGCCGCCACCATTGGGTTTGATCGTCTTGCAAACCGACGAGACGATTGAGGGCGATCTGCGCCGTATTCTGCCTGCTGGTGTGCCGCTCTATGTGAGCCGCGTCCCAAGCGCGCCGCAGGTCACCCCCGACAGCCTGCGCGCCATGTCGGCCCATTTGACCGGTGCTGCGGGTCTTTTACCTCAGGCGCTGCCCTATGCCGCTGTAGGCTACGGCTGTACATCGGCCTCGGCGCAGATTGGCTCTCTTCAGGTCGCGCAACTGATCGGGGCGGGGGTGCAGACTGCGCATGTCGCGGATCCGCTGAGTGCGTTAATTGCAGCGTGCAGGGTGCTCCATCTAAAGCGGTTGGCATTTTTATCGCCCTACACGGCGGATGTATCGGATCGCCTGCGCGCCGCGTTAGGCGTTGCGGGCATCGAGACGCAGGCTTTCGGCAGTTTCGAGGAAGCGGACGAAGCAAGTGTTGTTCGTATTTCCGCCGATTCCATTCTCGAGGCAGCCTGTGATCTGGCTGCGCAGGGCGAGAATCAGGGCGTATTTCTTTCCTGTACAAACTTGCGGACGCTTGATGTGATCGGACGCATCGAGGCCGCAACAGGCCTGCCGTGCCTGTCAAGCAATCAGGTGCTGGGCTGGCAACTGGCGCGCAAAACCGGTTTGAGCGCCGCCGTACCGGGTCTGCTGGGGCAGGTTGTCGGAAGATAG